One segment of Allorhodopirellula heiligendammensis DNA contains the following:
- a CDS encoding tetratricopeptide repeat protein, which translates to MDDARTPQHVARSPRHHSQGSRRDTRRQLLATLLIGGAVSLSSTGCAGRSMSLASMNPFQGKPDAVAETEEKTPNKLVSTTSKMATDTVTASRSLVSKTSSKIGSWFGRDSETTSEADPLTLDGDPEELQPDVFVANGQLWESTGNLTKAMESYAQALESDPKNGAALTSIARLHFREGRYPESAEYFQKAIAQSPEDAALYNDLGLTLSKLNQHEMAAQTLTRALELAPGTSRYANNLASVYFESGKADEALEVLKANNKAAVAHFNMAFLYYKKGQTDQAKVQLSESLVYENEASSDPATKRAIDRSREMLAQLDMSGTAPTQPADLPREIGPAAGPSAVIAAAPAHRSSQAPQVLGQMAPQAKPSIPTTAVSYQDPRSYMSPQLPADGGAASPAAQPAATPAPSSPGPTAPASSEPEKTPASNAEAAPASTGFALPGGFQFPGT; encoded by the coding sequence ATGGACGATGCACGCACCCCTCAGCATGTAGCGCGGTCACCGCGCCACCACTCTCAAGGTTCACGCCGCGATACTCGTCGGCAACTCCTCGCGACGCTACTGATTGGCGGGGCGGTGAGCCTGTCATCGACCGGGTGTGCTGGCCGTTCGATGTCATTGGCCTCGATGAATCCATTTCAGGGCAAACCTGATGCAGTGGCTGAAACAGAGGAGAAGACACCCAACAAGCTCGTTTCCACAACCAGCAAGATGGCGACAGACACCGTGACGGCGTCGAGAAGCCTCGTCTCGAAGACGTCGAGCAAAATCGGTAGCTGGTTTGGTCGGGACAGTGAGACGACGAGTGAAGCGGATCCATTGACGCTCGATGGCGATCCTGAGGAGCTCCAGCCCGATGTCTTCGTCGCCAACGGTCAGCTCTGGGAATCCACTGGGAATCTTACCAAAGCGATGGAAAGTTACGCCCAGGCACTCGAAAGCGATCCTAAAAACGGGGCCGCTCTGACGAGTATCGCGCGACTGCATTTCCGCGAGGGCCGTTACCCGGAGTCGGCGGAGTACTTCCAAAAAGCGATCGCCCAAAGTCCCGAAGATGCGGCATTGTACAACGATCTGGGTCTCACCCTGAGCAAATTGAACCAGCATGAAATGGCTGCTCAAACGCTAACCAGAGCGCTCGAGTTGGCGCCAGGGACCTCGCGATATGCCAATAATCTAGCCAGCGTGTATTTTGAATCCGGGAAGGCGGACGAGGCACTTGAGGTTCTCAAAGCGAATAACAAAGCTGCCGTCGCTCACTTCAATATGGCCTTCCTGTACTACAAGAAGGGCCAGACGGACCAGGCGAAGGTGCAGCTAAGCGAGTCACTGGTTTACGAGAACGAAGCGTCGTCGGATCCCGCGACCAAACGTGCGATCGATCGATCACGTGAGATGCTGGCACAGCTGGACATGAGTGGAACCGCGCCGACGCAGCCTGCTGATCTTCCTCGGGAGATCGGACCTGCAGCAGGGCCATCGGCGGTCATCGCTGCGGCCCCGGCTCACCGCTCGAGCCAGGCACCTCAAGTGCTTGGACAGATGGCGCCGCAGGCGAAACCCAGCATTCCGACGACGGCGGTCAGCTATCAGGATCCACGCAGCTATATGTCGCCGCAGTTGCCTGCCGACGGTGGTGCCGCGAGTCCGGCTGCCCAGCCGGCAGCGACTCCAGCACCAAGTTCGCCTGGACCGACAGCGCCAGCCAGCTCGGAGCCCGAAAAGACTCCCGCGTCCAACGCAGAGGCCGCCCCAGCCAGCACCGGTTTCGCACTCCCGGGCGGCTTTCAGTTCCCAGGCACATAA
- a CDS encoding MBL fold metallo-hydrolase — MTENVPLLSHLHDGLTIEGYSRAAVQTCWRVNELKLLFDAGVQPWDFMGTPTMFISHAHLDHIAALPAYVSRRRMMKMDPPVIYLPDCAVDPTWKMLQHFRSLDRGAMPCELIGLIGGDETPIGREIIVKSVAVKHTIEALGFIVYQRRHKLKPEFLGLPGDEIRNLRQAGTEITTELRVPLFAYTGDTAPQGLDDNPEFYDAKILISELTFAAPEHRRDKIHKHGHMHVDDYRERQHEFNNELVIGAHLSTRCTDTQIKRFVKKALPDMLNDRLKLWL, encoded by the coding sequence ATGACTGAGAATGTTCCCCTCCTCTCGCACCTCCATGATGGCCTGACCATCGAAGGGTACTCGCGCGCCGCCGTGCAGACATGTTGGCGAGTCAATGAATTAAAGCTGCTATTCGATGCCGGAGTCCAACCATGGGACTTCATGGGCACTCCCACAATGTTTATCTCCCATGCCCATTTGGATCATATCGCCGCGTTACCTGCCTATGTATCGCGTCGCAGAATGATGAAGATGGACCCGCCGGTAATCTATCTTCCCGACTGCGCCGTCGATCCCACGTGGAAGATGTTGCAGCATTTCCGCTCGCTCGACCGCGGTGCCATGCCCTGCGAACTGATCGGATTGATTGGTGGAGATGAAACACCCATCGGTCGTGAAATCATCGTCAAGAGCGTGGCGGTTAAGCACACGATCGAGGCACTCGGGTTCATTGTCTATCAACGTCGACACAAACTGAAACCCGAGTTTCTCGGCCTGCCTGGAGATGAGATTCGCAACCTGCGTCAGGCCGGAACTGAAATCACGACCGAACTTCGAGTGCCCCTGTTTGCGTACACCGGCGATACGGCACCGCAGGGACTCGACGACAACCCCGAATTCTACGATGCAAAGATCCTCATCAGCGAGTTGACGTTTGCTGCGCCGGAGCACCGCCGCGACAAAATCCACAAGCACGGGCATATGCATGTGGACGACTACCGCGAGCGGCAACATGAATTCAACAACGAACTGGTGATTGGCGCTCACCTTTCGACCCGCTGCACCGATACCCAGATTAAGCGATTCGTTAAAAAGGCGCTGCCAGACATGCTCAACGACCGCTTGAAACTATGGCTGTGA
- a CDS encoding sensor histidine kinase — MFDKSMWSSRLFWKLFAVNVGLSLALATALLYVVNSSQRSELNRQTEQRLFETAVVLSSHVRDSLAASVQDDVLPLSQPDLQRLVQRLADQTELRITIVNSIGVVLADSDRSPLSMLDHANRPELIQAAKEGVGTATRESPTLRIEMFYLALRVQLSPDRYAFVRIATRTDAISQRMADTRRYLLTFTLMFGLIATVLTNMVIGRIIHPLALLTRNVQAITEGKSQGLERVHSSDEVGTLSTAFIQMQSELAIRFGQLRERNQQLSTVLGNLLEGIIAVDADENMVMANDASRRMLGMSDAVGRPLLELARCRPLHDAVMKCLRTGGTVKTEFVSEGAVRRDLAVRATSLPGHPSPGVLVVLHDISELRRLESLRHQFVANVSHELKTPLASIKAYAETLRGGAINDQENNLRFVSRIEEQAERLNQLIVDMLHIARVEAGEEAFDITQVGLRSVVDSSVTQYAQSAKQKRIQLVVEPPSHRAIVVADEDGLRTVLDNLLSNAVKYTPEDGTVTIRWRSDAGRCILEVQDTGIGIAEEHQTRIFERFYRVDEARSRDLGGTGLGLSIVKHLCLAFDGTVELESVRGQGTTFRVYLPAAVS, encoded by the coding sequence ATGTTTGATAAATCGATGTGGTCTTCACGGCTCTTCTGGAAACTCTTTGCGGTAAACGTGGGGCTCAGCCTCGCGTTGGCGACGGCATTGCTCTACGTCGTCAATTCATCGCAACGCTCTGAGTTGAATCGCCAAACCGAGCAGCGCCTGTTTGAAACTGCTGTCGTGCTCAGCAGCCATGTTCGCGATTCGCTTGCCGCGAGCGTCCAAGATGATGTTCTGCCACTGAGTCAACCTGATCTGCAGCGACTTGTCCAGCGACTCGCCGACCAAACAGAGTTACGGATCACAATCGTCAATTCCATCGGCGTGGTGCTGGCTGATTCGGACCGAAGTCCACTCTCGATGCTAGATCATGCCAACCGCCCCGAACTGATTCAGGCTGCGAAAGAGGGCGTGGGCACCGCTACTCGAGAGAGCCCCACCCTACGAATCGAAATGTTTTATCTGGCACTGCGTGTCCAGCTCAGTCCCGATCGGTATGCCTTCGTTCGGATCGCGACCCGCACCGACGCAATCAGCCAACGCATGGCCGATACTAGACGATACCTGCTGACCTTCACACTCATGTTTGGTTTGATCGCGACCGTCCTTACCAATATGGTAATCGGCCGCATCATTCATCCCTTGGCGCTGCTAACAAGGAACGTCCAGGCGATCACCGAGGGCAAGTCTCAGGGGCTCGAGCGAGTGCACAGCAGTGACGAAGTCGGGACATTATCAACGGCCTTCATTCAGATGCAGAGCGAGCTTGCTATCCGCTTTGGCCAACTCCGCGAACGCAACCAGCAATTGTCCACAGTACTGGGCAACTTGCTCGAAGGGATCATTGCTGTCGACGCCGACGAAAACATGGTGATGGCCAATGACGCCAGTCGCCGGATGCTGGGCATGTCCGACGCAGTGGGCCGACCGCTGTTGGAGCTGGCGCGTTGTCGGCCACTGCACGATGCCGTGATGAAATGCTTGCGGACCGGCGGCACGGTAAAAACAGAATTCGTATCCGAGGGCGCTGTCAGACGTGACCTCGCCGTTCGCGCCACAAGCCTCCCCGGCCATCCGTCGCCAGGCGTGCTCGTTGTTCTCCACGACATCTCCGAGTTACGGAGGCTGGAAAGCTTGCGTCATCAATTCGTCGCCAACGTCTCCCACGAACTCAAGACGCCTTTGGCCTCGATCAAAGCCTACGCCGAAACGCTCCGCGGGGGTGCGATCAATGACCAAGAGAATAATCTTCGCTTCGTCAGCCGGATCGAGGAGCAAGCCGAACGTCTCAATCAGCTGATTGTGGACATGCTGCATATCGCCCGGGTAGAAGCAGGCGAGGAGGCATTCGACATCACGCAGGTTGGGTTGCGTAGTGTCGTGGATTCGAGCGTAACCCAGTATGCTCAGTCTGCAAAGCAAAAGCGAATTCAACTTGTTGTCGAACCGCCTAGCCATCGCGCTATCGTTGTCGCGGATGAGGACGGCTTGAGGACGGTACTCGATAACCTGCTCAGCAACGCGGTCAAATACACCCCCGAGGACGGTACCGTTACGATTCGTTGGCGCAGCGATGCAGGACGGTGCATTTTGGAGGTCCAAGACACCGGGATTGGAATAGCGGAGGAACATCAAACCCGGATTTTTGAACGTTTCTACCGCGTTGATGAAGCTCGCTCGCGCGATCTGGGAGGGACCGGGTTGGGATTGTCGATTGTGAAGCATCTTTGCCTGGCGTTCGATGGAACTGTCGAACTCGAAAGCGTCCGGGGACAAGGCACGACCTTTCGTGTGTACCTGCCCGCCGCCGTGAGCTGA